Proteins encoded together in one Acidobacteriota bacterium window:
- a CDS encoding DUF362 domain-containing protein, with amino-acid sequence MTRSTVAIRKTSPATVLKDTHAVMNLAGYQDVIARDADTALKINISWHFFFPGCSTTPWQLDGVIRAMKQDGYDPALIHACHNRTVVIDAHLGEEANKQLPVVQAHGIRNVHLYEGDEPWLNVREAVGSELADKFLCLKQVYPDGFMIPKRFIGENIIHLPTVKTHVFTTTTGAMKNAFGGLLNERRHWTHPVIHETLVDLLMIQKKIHRGVFAVMDGTFAGDGPGPRCMVPHVKNVMLASADQVAIDAVAAKLMGMDPMSIKYIRMAHDLGLGCGDPREIEIVGDVEAAKENWQFTGPFKKMTFASKMQHHIYWGPLRKPIEWSLKTVLAPWAYIASVIYHDSYWYPVNAERQMKQALASPWGRLFENWEQLTPDANGYPQVGESPAAITRAGMHAFKQSIGILGTCIAEAPEFASRKRRQQAKSES; translated from the coding sequence GTGACGCGTTCAACAGTCGCCATTCGAAAGACCTCGCCCGCGACGGTCCTGAAGGACACGCACGCGGTCATGAACCTTGCCGGGTACCAGGACGTCATCGCCCGGGACGCCGATACCGCGCTCAAGATCAACATCTCGTGGCACTTCTTCTTCCCCGGCTGCTCGACCACGCCGTGGCAGCTCGATGGCGTGATCCGCGCCATGAAACAGGACGGTTACGACCCGGCCCTGATCCATGCCTGCCACAACCGCACCGTCGTGATCGACGCCCACCTCGGCGAGGAAGCGAACAAGCAGCTGCCGGTGGTGCAGGCGCACGGCATCCGCAACGTGCACCTCTACGAGGGCGACGAACCGTGGCTCAACGTCCGCGAGGCGGTCGGCAGCGAGCTGGCCGACAAGTTCCTCTGCCTCAAGCAGGTCTACCCCGACGGCTTCATGATCCCGAAGCGCTTCATCGGGGAGAACATCATCCACCTGCCGACGGTCAAGACCCACGTCTTCACGACCACGACCGGGGCCATGAAGAACGCCTTCGGCGGGCTGCTGAACGAGCGCCGCCACTGGACCCACCCGGTGATCCACGAGACGCTGGTCGACCTGTTGATGATCCAGAAGAAAATCCACCGCGGCGTGTTCGCGGTCATGGACGGCACCTTCGCCGGCGACGGCCCCGGGCCGCGCTGCATGGTGCCGCACGTCAAGAACGTGATGCTGGCCAGCGCCGACCAGGTCGCGATCGATGCGGTGGCCGCCAAGCTGATGGGCATGGATCCGATGTCGATCAAGTACATCCGGATGGCGCACGACCTCGGCCTCGGCTGCGGCGACCCGCGCGAGATCGAGATCGTCGGCGACGTCGAGGCGGCGAAAGAGAACTGGCAGTTCACCGGCCCGTTCAAGAAGATGACGTTCGCGTCGAAGATGCAACACCACATTTACTGGGGACCCCTGCGCAAGCCGATCGAGTGGTCGCTGAAAACGGTGCTCGCGCCGTGGGCATACATCGCGAGCGTGATCTACCACGACAGCTACTGGTACCCGGTAAACGCCGAGCGCCAGATGAAACAGGCCCTGGCGAGCCCGTGGGGACGGCTGTTCGAGAACTGGGAACAGCTGACACCCGACGCCAATGGCTATCCGCAGGTGGGCGAATCGCCCGCCGCAATCACGCGTGCCGGCATGCACGCATTCAAGCAATCAATCGGCATTCTCGGCACCTGCATCGCAGAGGCGCCCGAGTTTGCCAGCCGGAAACGCCGCCAGCAGGCGAAGTCCGAGTCCTGA
- a CDS encoding alpha/beta hydrolase-fold protein, producing the protein MLFLRWLWKTTPGVLALLVAAGCAGEPQSWAELKRRLPGMESEQRDAAIEKFIAARGGTPIIENQTRLVFFARDVNGKTPRVVGDFNAWAATPQGYDAAIGKMTRVDGTTWSYLEGTAYTNARAEYVFFFDEETAADPLNPRAVQAYAGPRSEVRMPFWVANPEVDDETPAPAGELIADTIISRELLGPRRVWYYLPPGYAASDTLYPVMYVLDGGNYVERMDVPRVLDRLIARKAIPPVIAVFSEPGDRQEEYTRNPRWRAFITSELVPQIDKRFRTFPAPDHRIVLGSSLAAYGAVDLAVEFPAVFGLCAALAPPEQVSSVIANQAHARAAAVSIRFFVLGGVYDAMVDGARRLRTTLDGVNAPVTYLEVSEGHNTNTFRNHLDDAINALLQHQQEPRR; encoded by the coding sequence GTGCTTTTCCTGAGATGGCTGTGGAAAACCACACCCGGCGTCCTCGCGCTGCTCGTTGCGGCCGGTTGCGCCGGCGAGCCGCAGTCGTGGGCCGAGCTCAAGCGGCGATTGCCTGGCATGGAGTCGGAGCAGCGCGACGCGGCGATCGAGAAGTTCATCGCCGCCAGGGGCGGTACGCCGATCATCGAGAACCAGACCCGGCTGGTGTTCTTCGCCAGGGACGTCAACGGCAAGACCCCGCGCGTGGTCGGCGACTTCAACGCGTGGGCCGCTACGCCACAAGGCTACGACGCCGCCATCGGCAAGATGACCCGCGTCGACGGGACGACGTGGTCGTACCTTGAAGGCACGGCGTACACGAATGCCCGCGCCGAGTACGTCTTCTTCTTCGACGAAGAGACGGCGGCCGATCCGCTGAACCCGCGGGCGGTGCAGGCTTACGCCGGGCCGCGCTCGGAGGTTCGCATGCCGTTCTGGGTCGCCAACCCGGAAGTGGATGACGAGACGCCCGCGCCGGCCGGCGAGCTGATTGCCGACACGATCATCTCGCGCGAGCTGTTGGGTCCCAGGCGCGTGTGGTACTACCTGCCTCCTGGCTATGCGGCGAGCGACACGCTGTATCCCGTGATGTACGTCCTCGACGGCGGCAACTACGTGGAGAGGATGGACGTGCCGCGCGTGCTGGACCGGCTCATCGCGCGCAAGGCCATTCCGCCGGTGATCGCAGTGTTCTCGGAGCCAGGCGATCGGCAGGAAGAGTACACCCGTAACCCGCGGTGGCGGGCGTTCATCACCAGCGAACTCGTGCCGCAGATCGACAAACGCTTCCGCACCTTCCCGGCGCCGGACCACCGCATTGTTCTCGGCAGCTCACTTGCCGCCTACGGCGCGGTCGATCTCGCGGTCGAGTTCCCGGCTGTGTTCGGTTTGTGCGCCGCGCTTGCCCCGCCAGAGCAGGTGTCGTCGGTGATTGCCAACCAGGCGCACGCGCGGGCCGCCGCCGTATCGATCCGGTTCTTCGTGTTGGGAGGCGTCTACGACGCCATGGTCGACGGCGCCCGCCGGCTGCGGACCACGCTCGACGGCGTGAACGCGCCGGTCACCTACCTGGAAGTGTCGGAAGGGCACAACACCAACACCTTCCGCAATCACCTGGACGATGCGATCAACGCGCTGCTGCAACATCAACAGGAGCCAAGGAGATAA
- a CDS encoding pitrilysin family protein: MSEPNIRRAVLANGVRLATERMPHVRSVAIGIWLTRGSRHEPTESMGIAHFVEHMLFKGTPTRSAEEIAQQVDSIGGQIDAFTSKEYAGYYLKVLDEHLPLAVEILADLISNPLMADDDIEKEKKVILEEIKMVEDTPDDLVHEIFAEGFWSGHPLGRPILGTPASVNALTRDTITKYFANTYVAGNFVVVAVGNLEHDQVQSLLEKALAHIPHTGPDAEHTPPVVASTIQIRKKDLEQSHVVFGTPALPQHHPERYAGYALNTTLGGSMSSRLFQNVREKRGLAYSVFSGLSSYQDAGALSIYAGCGNDSVAELIDVVVAELRQMKLGGLDPIELRRAKDHLKGSLMLGLESTSSRMSHLARQEMYRDRTDGLDEMLAAIERVSAEDVLKLADRFFAPGSLAVTVLGNVNGLQVTQEHLAL; encoded by the coding sequence GTGTCCGAGCCCAACATCCGTCGCGCCGTCCTTGCCAACGGTGTCCGTCTAGCCACCGAGCGGATGCCGCACGTACGCTCGGTCGCCATCGGCATCTGGCTGACGCGCGGTTCGCGTCACGAGCCGACCGAAAGCATGGGCATCGCGCACTTCGTCGAGCACATGCTCTTCAAGGGCACGCCGACGCGCTCGGCCGAGGAAATCGCGCAACAGGTGGATTCGATCGGCGGCCAGATAGACGCCTTCACCTCCAAGGAGTACGCCGGCTACTACTTGAAGGTCCTCGACGAGCACCTGCCGCTGGCGGTCGAGATTCTCGCCGATCTGATCAGCAATCCGCTGATGGCCGACGATGACATCGAGAAAGAGAAGAAGGTCATTCTCGAAGAGATCAAGATGGTCGAGGATACGCCCGACGATCTGGTCCACGAGATCTTCGCCGAGGGCTTCTGGAGCGGCCACCCGCTCGGCCGTCCCATTCTCGGCACGCCGGCCAGCGTGAACGCGCTGACCCGCGACACCATCACCAAATACTTCGCGAACACCTACGTGGCCGGCAACTTCGTCGTCGTGGCCGTCGGTAACCTCGAGCACGACCAGGTGCAGTCGCTGCTGGAGAAGGCGCTCGCGCACATTCCGCATACCGGCCCCGACGCCGAGCACACGCCACCGGTCGTGGCCTCGACCATCCAGATTCGCAAGAAGGACCTGGAGCAGAGCCACGTCGTGTTCGGGACGCCGGCCCTGCCGCAGCACCATCCGGAACGCTACGCCGGCTACGCGCTCAACACCACGCTCGGCGGCTCGATGAGCTCGCGCCTGTTCCAGAACGTGCGCGAGAAGCGCGGCCTGGCGTACTCGGTGTTCTCGGGGCTGTCGTCCTACCAGGATGCCGGCGCGCTCAGCATCTATGCCGGCTGCGGCAACGACTCGGTCGCGGAGCTGATCGACGTGGTCGTCGCCGAACTGCGGCAGATGAAGCTGGGCGGGCTTGACCCCATCGAACTGCGGCGCGCCAAGGATCACCTGAAGGGTTCGCTGATGCTCGGCCTCGAGAGCACGTCGAGCCGGATGTCGCACCTGGCGCGCCAGGAAATGTACCGCGACCGCACCGACGGGCTCGACGAAATGCTGGCCGCGATCGAGCGGGTCTCGGCGGAAGACGTGTTGAAGCTCGCCGACCGGTTCTTCGCCCCCGGATCGCTCGCCGTGACGGTGCTCGGAAACGTCAATGGTCTGCAGGTCACCCAGGAGCACCTTGCACTCTAA
- the rpsU gene encoding 30S ribosomal protein S21, protein MAEVKLQEGESIESALRRFKRKVQQEDIIKDIKKHSFYLKPGDKRRAKQALARKRNRKKARRETE, encoded by the coding sequence ATGGCCGAAGTGAAATTGCAAGAGGGTGAGTCGATCGAAAGCGCGTTGCGACGTTTCAAGCGCAAGGTGCAGCAGGAAGACATCATCAAGGACATCAAGAAGCACTCCTTCTATTTGAAGCCGGGTGACAAGCGCCGCGCGAAGCAGGCGCTCGCCCGGAAGCGCAATCGGAAGAAGGCTCGCCGCGAGACCGAATAA
- the rlmN gene encoding 23S rRNA (adenine(2503)-C(2))-methyltransferase RlmN produces MLADLAGMELGDLETFVESLGHKRFHAKQIYRWIWRRGVTDFAQMTDLGQQLRAALVEKATISLPSIIKRDVSTDGTQKFVLQLADGKQIEAVFIPDTPAQTFCVSTQVGCAMGCAFCLTGKMGLVRNLSAAEITAQVRLLARSLDLLDKSFNIVLMGMGEPLHNYDATMKALRMLNEKEGLALHPKRVTLSTVGLVPMMDKLAGEDLMPNLAVSLHAATEETRAAIVPSNKKYSMQDVIDACKRFPLSKRRRIMFEYVMLAGVNDSPQDARQLVKVLSGVKAKVNLLPLNAAPGIPFERPSDEVINAFAKILADKGLNVSVRKSRGRDIRAACGQLIVEGQSTKKVAVI; encoded by the coding sequence GTGCTGGCCGACCTCGCCGGAATGGAGCTGGGCGACCTCGAAACCTTCGTCGAGTCGCTGGGCCACAAGCGCTTTCACGCCAAGCAGATCTACCGCTGGATTTGGCGCCGCGGCGTCACCGACTTCGCGCAGATGACCGACCTCGGCCAGCAACTGCGCGCGGCCCTCGTTGAGAAGGCGACCATCTCCCTCCCCTCGATCATCAAGCGCGACGTCTCGACCGACGGCACGCAGAAGTTCGTGCTGCAACTGGCCGACGGCAAGCAGATCGAAGCGGTCTTCATTCCCGACACACCGGCCCAGACCTTTTGCGTGTCCACCCAGGTCGGCTGCGCCATGGGCTGCGCGTTCTGCCTGACCGGCAAGATGGGGCTGGTCCGCAACCTGTCGGCCGCCGAGATCACCGCCCAGGTGCGGCTGCTCGCCCGGTCGCTCGACCTGCTCGACAAGTCCTTCAACATCGTCCTCATGGGCATGGGCGAGCCGCTGCACAACTACGACGCGACGATGAAGGCGCTGCGGATGCTGAACGAGAAAGAAGGCCTGGCCCTGCACCCCAAGCGGGTGACGCTCTCGACGGTGGGCCTGGTGCCGATGATGGACAAGCTGGCCGGCGAAGACCTGATGCCGAACCTGGCCGTATCGCTGCACGCCGCCACCGAAGAGACGCGCGCGGCGATCGTGCCGTCGAACAAGAAATACTCGATGCAGGACGTGATCGACGCCTGCAAGCGGTTCCCGCTCAGCAAGCGACGCCGGATCATGTTCGAATACGTGATGCTGGCCGGCGTGAACGACTCGCCGCAGGACGCGCGCCAGCTGGTGAAGGTGCTGTCGGGCGTCAAGGCCAAGGTCAACCTGCTGCCGCTCAACGCCGCCCCAGGCATTCCGTTCGAGCGGCCGTCGGATGAGGTAATCAACGCCTTTGCCAAGATTCTCGCCGACAAGGGACTGAACGTGTCGGTGCGCAAGAGCCGCGGACGCGATATCCGAGCCGCTTGTGGCCAGCTCATTGTCGAGGGGCAATCAACCAAGAAGGTGGCGGTGATATGA
- a CDS encoding glycosyltransferase, which produces MKVAVVVQRYGADINGGAEQHARYVAEHLGKHVQVEVLTTCAHRDYISWKNELPEGKELVNGITVHRFPVAVERDPIEFGKWSATVFTKRHSLGDELAWLDAEGPTSPALINHIKAHEADYDFFIFFSFRYHHSFYGCRAVASKAILVPTAERDGALGLGIFPPVFRGIRALMYNSFEERALIQGVSNNQSVPGVVVGVGSEIPERSNGGRFRQKFDIRDRFAIYVGRIDENKGCVELFNFFEHYSAALVDGMHLVLVGTPHVPIPTHPRIHHLGFLEDQDKYDAMAAAEVLIMPSYLESLSMVALEAWAMGKPVLANAKCDVLQGQCLRSNAGLFYDNFHEFAETMRAIDSGPNLQQALGRNGRAFFERNYAWPVIEKKYVEMLEQLSKETPSRTMEPMPGWFSRRRRTLPPADSIVKQLPTGAYREARSEKSEVRSGRSARTERPAVSQSPAPSRPPQPERPQFQPRDPRRDQRRDQRGPRPDGRSKPDANRKPLDAAQGKPPGPRPEGGRPEGGNRGREQRRGGRPQRRRRPGGGGNGGGRGAK; this is translated from the coding sequence GTGAAGGTCGCGGTCGTCGTCCAGCGGTACGGCGCCGACATCAACGGCGGCGCCGAGCAGCATGCCCGCTATGTGGCCGAGCACCTGGGCAAGCACGTCCAGGTCGAGGTGCTCACCACGTGCGCGCATCGCGACTACATTTCCTGGAAGAACGAGCTGCCGGAAGGCAAGGAGCTCGTGAACGGGATTACCGTCCACCGCTTCCCGGTGGCGGTCGAACGCGACCCGATTGAATTCGGGAAGTGGTCGGCCACCGTATTCACCAAGCGCCATTCGCTCGGCGACGAGCTTGCGTGGCTTGACGCCGAAGGCCCGACCAGCCCGGCCCTGATCAACCACATCAAGGCGCACGAAGCCGATTACGACTTCTTCATCTTCTTCAGCTTCCGTTATCACCACTCGTTCTACGGCTGCCGCGCCGTGGCCTCGAAGGCGATCCTGGTGCCGACCGCGGAACGCGATGGCGCGCTCGGGCTCGGCATCTTCCCGCCGGTGTTCCGCGGCATCCGCGCGTTGATGTACAACTCGTTCGAGGAACGCGCGCTGATCCAGGGCGTATCCAACAACCAGTCGGTGCCGGGCGTGGTGGTCGGCGTCGGTTCCGAGATCCCCGAGCGCTCGAACGGCGGCCGCTTCCGGCAGAAGTTCGACATCCGGGATCGCTTTGCGATCTACGTCGGCCGCATCGACGAGAACAAGGGCTGCGTCGAGCTGTTCAACTTCTTCGAGCATTACAGCGCCGCGCTGGTTGACGGCATGCACCTGGTGCTGGTCGGCACACCGCACGTGCCCATTCCCACGCACCCGCGCATTCACCACCTAGGCTTCCTCGAAGATCAGGACAAGTACGACGCGATGGCCGCGGCCGAAGTGCTGATCATGCCGTCGTACCTCGAAAGCCTGTCGATGGTGGCGCTCGAGGCGTGGGCGATGGGCAAGCCCGTACTCGCCAACGCCAAGTGCGACGTGCTGCAGGGCCAGTGCCTCCGCAGCAACGCCGGGTTGTTCTACGACAACTTTCACGAATTCGCCGAGACCATGCGCGCGATCGATTCCGGGCCGAACCTGCAGCAAGCCCTCGGCCGGAACGGGCGCGCGTTCTTCGAGCGCAACTACGCCTGGCCGGTGATCGAGAAGAAGTACGTCGAGATGCTGGAGCAGTTGTCGAAAGAGACCCCGTCGCGGACGATGGAGCCGATGCCGGGTTGGTTCAGCCGCCGGCGCCGCACCTTGCCGCCCGCTGACAGCATCGTCAAGCAACTGCCGACCGGGGCCTATCGGGAAGCGAGAAGTGAGAAGTCGGAAGTGAGAAGCGGGCGAAGCGCGAGAACTGAGCGGCCCGCTGTCTCGCAATCGCCGGCGCCGAGCCGGCCGCCGCAGCCCGAGCGGCCACAGTTCCAGCCGCGTGACCCGCGCCGCGATCAGCGTCGTGATCAGCGTGGTCCACGGCCGGACGGCCGGTCAAAGCCGGACGCCAACCGCAAGCCCCTCGACGCCGCTCAGGGCAAGCCACCGGGCCCGCGCCCAGAGGGTGGGCGTCCTGAAGGTGGCAACCGCGGACGTGAGCAACGGCGCGGAGGGCGCCCGCAGCGCCGACGAAGGCCCGGCGGCGGCGGCAACGGCGGCGGTCGCGGGGCAAAGTAG
- a CDS encoding CDP-alcohol phosphatidyltransferase family protein, with translation MSFATHTRRNTSLLAASEKRLLIWMAEHLPRWIHSDHLSALGLAAMAGAGLAFWLTASHPVAGAGLVALCLLLNWFGDSLDGTLARVRNQLRPRYGYYLDHVIDLTGTALVFAGLAASGHMSPVVAVLVVAAFFLVSAESYLATHARGMFNMAFLGIGPTELRLALVAGAFALISSPVIRPFGLVELRLFDLGGIVGVAGMVVTFVITSVRNAHALYLEETIRS, from the coding sequence ATGTCATTCGCCACCCATACGCGCCGGAACACCAGCCTGCTTGCCGCGTCCGAGAAACGCCTGCTCATCTGGATGGCCGAGCACCTGCCGCGCTGGATCCACTCCGACCACCTGTCTGCGCTCGGGCTGGCGGCCATGGCCGGCGCCGGCCTCGCGTTCTGGCTGACCGCGTCCCATCCCGTTGCCGGTGCAGGTCTTGTGGCGCTGTGCCTCCTGCTGAACTGGTTCGGCGACAGCCTCGACGGGACCCTGGCCCGCGTCCGTAACCAGCTGCGGCCGCGCTACGGCTATTACCTCGACCACGTCATCGACCTGACCGGCACAGCCCTGGTGTTTGCCGGGCTGGCCGCCTCGGGGCACATGAGCCCGGTGGTGGCGGTCCTGGTGGTGGCGGCGTTCTTCCTGGTGTCGGCCGAATCCTACCTGGCGACCCACGCCCGCGGCATGTTCAACATGGCCTTCCTCGGCATTGGGCCAACCGAACTGAGGCTGGCGCTGGTGGCCGGCGCCTTCGCCCTGATCAGCTCGCCGGTGATCCGGCCGTTCGGCCTGGTTGAGCTCCGTTTGTTCGATCTCGGGGGTATTGTGGGAGTAGCAGGGATGGTCGTAACCTTCGTCATCACGAGCGTCAGGAACGCCCACGCCCTTTACCTGGAGGAGACCATCCGATCATGA
- a CDS encoding STAS domain-containing protein, giving the protein MEIVERTVNDVTVLDLKGKMTLGEGDELLKDKINSLLAAGKKKLLLNLEGVPYIDSAGLGEVVRTYTTVSRQGGSLKLLNLTKRIEDLLSITKLLTVFDTFDSEAEAVKSYK; this is encoded by the coding sequence ATGGAAATCGTCGAACGCACTGTGAACGATGTGACCGTGCTCGACCTCAAGGGCAAGATGACCCTTGGCGAGGGCGACGAGTTGCTGAAGGACAAGATCAACAGCCTGTTGGCCGCCGGCAAGAAGAAGCTGTTGCTCAATCTCGAAGGCGTGCCGTACATCGACAGCGCGGGCCTGGGCGAAGTGGTCCGGACGTACACCACGGTCAGCCGCCAGGGCGGCAGCCTCAAGCTGCTGAACCTGACCAAGCGCATCGAAGACCTGCTGTCGATCACCAAGTTGCTGACGGTATTTGACACCTTCGATTCGGAGGCGGAAGCCGTCAAGAGCTACAAGTAA
- the purD gene encoding phosphoribosylamine--glycine ligase, producing MRILIIGSGGREHALAWKLGQEPGVDYLLCAPGNQAMSVASGFSRTMPINTEPLDILDLDAVVQLIARERIDLTVVGPEAPLGRGLADRLAAEGRLVFGPTRAAAQLETSKAFAKDFMQRHQVPTAHYRVCTSADQALAAIRSGEFGDALVVKADGLAAGKGVVVAPDRATAEAAVQAAMVDRSFGDAGARVVLEELLTGPEVSFFVVAAGVDYVSLLSAQDHKRIFDHDEGPNTGGMGAFSPSPLMTASLQAQVEREIVRPVLEGMAAEGTPFRGFLYCGLMLTPDGPKVIEFNVRFGDPEAQVVLPLLTEPLAPVLMAAAEGRVADSRLPTPDSRHVSVGVVLAAHGYPGEVRSGDVITGLDEVARDCSDVMVFHAGVKLRGADLVTAGGRVLTVVGTGSSFKIAIARAYEAASKIHFDGMQFRRDIGQKALASPRA from the coding sequence ATGCGCATCCTCATTATCGGCTCCGGCGGGCGCGAGCACGCCTTGGCCTGGAAGCTGGGTCAAGAACCCGGGGTTGACTACTTACTCTGCGCTCCTGGCAACCAAGCAATGTCTGTGGCGTCCGGCTTTAGCCGGACCATGCCCATCAATACTGAACCACTCGACATCCTGGATCTCGATGCCGTGGTTCAGCTGATCGCCCGCGAACGCATCGACCTGACGGTGGTGGGACCCGAAGCGCCACTGGGCCGCGGCCTGGCCGATCGACTGGCCGCCGAAGGCCGCCTGGTCTTTGGCCCGACCCGCGCCGCCGCCCAGCTCGAGACCAGCAAGGCGTTCGCCAAGGATTTCATGCAGCGGCACCAGGTGCCCACCGCGCACTATCGCGTGTGCACCTCGGCAGACCAGGCGCTGGCGGCCATTCGCTCGGGTGAGTTTGGTGACGCACTGGTCGTGAAGGCCGACGGCCTGGCCGCCGGCAAGGGAGTGGTCGTGGCGCCCGACCGCGCCACCGCCGAGGCCGCCGTGCAGGCGGCCATGGTCGATCGCAGCTTTGGCGACGCCGGGGCGCGGGTGGTTCTGGAGGAACTGCTCACCGGTCCCGAGGTCTCGTTCTTTGTCGTGGCCGCCGGCGTGGACTACGTGTCGTTGCTGTCGGCGCAGGACCACAAGCGCATCTTCGACCACGACGAAGGCCCCAATACCGGCGGCATGGGCGCCTTCTCGCCCAGCCCGCTGATGACTGCGTCGCTGCAGGCCCAGGTCGAGCGCGAGATCGTCCGGCCCGTCCTCGAAGGAATGGCCGCCGAAGGCACACCGTTCCGCGGCTTTCTCTACTGCGGGTTGATGCTGACGCCTGACGGCCCCAAGGTGATCGAGTTCAACGTCCGCTTCGGCGATCCCGAGGCGCAGGTCGTGCTGCCGCTGCTGACCGAGCCGCTCGCGCCTGTGTTGATGGCCGCCGCTGAAGGTCGTGTGGCCGACTCCCGACTCCCGACTCCCGACTCCCGGCACGTGTCGGTGGGCGTCGTCCTTGCCGCCCACGGCTATCCCGGCGAGGTGCGCTCGGGTGACGTCATCACCGGCCTGGACGAAGTGGCGCGCGACTGTTCCGACGTGATGGTGTTTCACGCCGGCGTGAAACTGCGTGGCGCTGATCTGGTCACGGCCGGTGGGCGCGTGCTCACGGTCGTCGGGACCGGATCCTCGTTCAAGATCGCCATCGCCCGCGCCTATGAAGCGGCCAGCAAGATCCACTTCGACGGCATGCAGTTCCGCCGCGACATCGGTCAAAAGGCCCTGGCGAGCCCAAGAGCATAA
- a CDS encoding decaprenyl-phosphate phosphoribosyltransferase: protein METRSPVANLIISLRPDQWTKNLIVFAALVFAVKLFDPAALALASAAFLIFCALSGSVYLINDVSDREADRLHPLKRLRPIASGALGAGTALGWAIGLSVVALAAAYALRPLFAVAAAAYLALFALYTHTLKHVVILDVMSIAIGFVLRAVAGGLVIGVPVSDWLLVCTILLALFLGLAKRRHEITALADGASGHRRILEEYDPYLLDQMIAIVAAATLVVYIIYCASPDTAERFGTHLLVLTTPFPIYGIFRYLYLVHRKHGGGSPSDLLLRDRPLLSCVALWGIAVVTIIYRPYAS from the coding sequence GTGGAGACGCGGTCCCCGGTCGCGAACCTGATCATTTCGCTGCGACCGGATCAATGGACCAAGAACCTGATTGTCTTTGCGGCGCTGGTTTTTGCCGTCAAATTGTTCGACCCGGCCGCCTTGGCGCTAGCTTCGGCGGCCTTTTTGATTTTTTGCGCGTTGTCCGGAAGCGTCTACCTGATCAACGACGTTTCCGATCGAGAGGCCGATCGCCTGCATCCGCTCAAGCGGCTGCGGCCCATCGCCTCGGGCGCGCTCGGCGCCGGCACCGCCCTCGGGTGGGCGATTGGGCTGAGCGTCGTCGCGTTGGCCGCGGCATACGCGCTGCGGCCGCTGTTTGCGGTAGCTGCCGCGGCGTACCTGGCGCTCTTCGCCTTGTACACGCACACGCTCAAGCATGTCGTGATCCTCGACGTGATGTCGATCGCGATTGGCTTCGTGCTGCGGGCCGTGGCGGGTGGATTGGTAATCGGAGTGCCGGTCAGCGACTGGTTGCTGGTCTGCACCATCCTGCTGGCATTGTTCCTGGGCCTGGCCAAGCGGCGGCATGAAATCACCGCGCTGGCCGATGGGGCCTCGGGACACCGGCGAATTCTGGAGGAGTACGATCCGTACTTGCTCGATCAGATGATCGCGATCGTAGCGGCGGCGACACTCGTCGTCTACATCATCTACTGCGCGAGCCCCGACACAGCCGAGCGGTTCGGCACCCACCTGCTGGTGCTGACCACGCCCTTTCCGATCTACGGCATCTTCCGGTACCTGTACCTCGTGCATCGCAAGCACGGTGGCGGCAGCCCGTCGGACTTGCTGTTGCGGGATCGCCCGCTGCTGAGCTGTGTAGCGCTGTGGGGCATCGCGGTAGTCACGATCATCTATCGGCCGTACGCGTCGTAA